The Metamycoplasma phocicerebrale genome includes a region encoding these proteins:
- a CDS encoding primosome protein, whose product MIDQMSKIKIDDFENSEIEAKQLTQKVLSKKFIKDEIKKLNLNEEQIKKGMIILQRYHDYYVQHNEKPKYKLFVDKYGFLAEDMSSDPNFDKKKKAENFWFTDISPLDPIVRKYFETNAERSVFQNYKKSLKQFLSNQIKTNESENIKKIINVALSKGVLFDNLWFYDQNNSLSTDFIKYISILNAINFNKSVAIINANDLQRYLKFQKEDRNIIISHLNKVDILTIYNVTFGQKDEWFLEFLLEVFDSRNNNNQPILLSTNKDVGSRNSKFLIRYYYNNNTNNNDIENSFKDFIINNFIKIVVNLKK is encoded by the coding sequence ATGATTGATCAAATGTCTAAAATTAAAATTGATGATTTTGAAAATTCAGAAATTGAGGCAAAACAATTAACACAAAAAGTTTTGTCTAAAAAATTTATAAAAGACGAAATCAAAAAACTAAATTTAAACGAAGAGCAAATTAAAAAAGGAATGATTATTTTACAAAGATATCATGACTATTATGTTCAACATAATGAAAAACCAAAATATAAGCTTTTTGTTGATAAATATGGTTTTTTGGCAGAAGATATGAGTAGTGACCCAAATTTTGATAAAAAAAAGAAAGCTGAAAATTTTTGATTTACAGATATTAGTCCTTTAGATCCAATAGTTCGCAAATACTTTGAAACTAATGCTGAAAGGTCTGTATTTCAAAATTATAAAAAATCATTAAAGCAGTTTTTATCTAATCAAATTAAAACAAACGAATCTGAAAATATAAAAAAAATAATTAATGTAGCTCTTTCTAAAGGGGTATTGTTTGATAATTTATGATTTTATGATCAAAACAACAGTTTATCTACTGATTTTATAAAATATATATCTATATTGAATGCAATAAATTTTAATAAGTCAGTAGCTATAATAAATGCAAATGACTTACAAAGATATTTAAAATTTCAAAAAGAGGATAGAAATATTATTATTTCTCATTTGAATAAAGTTGATATACTAACAATTTATAATGTTACATTTGGTCAAAAAGATGAATGATTTTTAGAGTTTTTATTAGAAGTATTTGATTCTAGAAATAATAATAATCAGCCTATATTGCTTTCTACAAACAAAGATGTAGGCAGTCGTAATTCTAAATTTTTAATAAGATATTATTATAATAACAATACTAACAATAATGATATTGAAAACTCTTTCAAAGACTTTATTATTAATAATTTCATAAAAATAGTAGTTAATTTAAAAAAATAG
- a CDS encoding DnaD domain protein, with amino-acid sequence MNQVKFFIDNSEDVSTKDLINIRTFYSPIVGTQGISLYHYFFDLYNTNNIEKYDLSETSEFLILSIEEIEKAKQKLEGIGLIRTFQDENGNLLIKLNKPLNANEIVKNSLISNLLISKIGNYKYQQLIKNNAVYSQDFSNLNDVSKNFFDVYSEENLILEQSDDNIFDFTLVDEAHLLSNLKSEEYIHYFTKKELSPSQILMLKKIKLLKFKDKAINAFIKYSINVNNSIVCNYIEKIANDFAKRNLFEAALIDSELNEIANFKNKNGLTNKINKVKNNTLNKYDDGLKWDD; translated from the coding sequence ATGAATCAAGTTAAATTTTTTATTGATAATTCAGAAGATGTATCTACAAAAGATTTAATAAATATAAGAACATTTTATTCTCCTATTGTAGGAACTCAAGGTATAAGCTTGTATCACTACTTTTTTGATTTATATAATACAAATAATATCGAAAAATATGATTTATCCGAAACTTCAGAATTTTTAATTTTAAGTATAGAAGAAATTGAAAAAGCAAAACAAAAATTAGAAGGAATAGGTTTAATTAGAACCTTCCAGGATGAAAACGGGAATTTATTGATTAAATTAAATAAACCATTAAATGCAAACGAAATAGTTAAAAATTCTTTAATATCAAATTTATTAATTTCTAAAATAGGTAATTATAAATATCAACAATTAATAAAAAATAATGCTGTGTATTCTCAAGATTTTTCAAATTTAAATGACGTATCTAAAAACTTTTTTGATGTATATAGTGAAGAAAATCTAATTTTGGAACAAAGTGATGATAATATTTTTGATTTTACCTTAGTAGATGAAGCACATTTGCTTTCTAATCTGAAATCCGAAGAATATATTCATTATTTTACAAAAAAAGAACTTAGTCCTAGTCAAATACTAATGTTAAAAAAAATAAAATTATTAAAATTTAAAGATAAAGCAATAAATGCGTTTATAAAATATTCAATAAATGTTAATAATTCTATAGTTTGCAACTATATTGAAAAAATTGCTAATGACTTTGCTAAAAGAAATTTATTTGAAGCCGCTTTAATTGATAGTGAATTAAATGAGATAGCTAATTTTAAAAATAAAAATGGTTTAACTAATAAAATAAATAAAGTAAAAAATAACACATTAAACAAATATGATGATGGGTTAAAATGAGATGACTAG
- the dnaE gene encoding DNA polymerase III subunit alpha, with the protein MKLLNLHLNTTFSFQESTITVENAIQKALDSSVEYIVFSEKNNFFSLAEANKKCLDNKIKPIFGLEVHSFLNEKEIRYNIFAKNKDSFIELKKLSYDLLSNKKIDIKKTIEENSNLFFIENPNYSYFKLTNEIIKKDNYYIGLSLNDLKNYKDYLELNYSNFLIFKNFNTLNYSDYSILQLLNKMNNSNEKVIIEEPLNFEFQTKDPLIINLVSKTNEFIKHLYFPINFESYNLIKFPNEKKISSKDYLKELITKNLNKINPENWNEVYKKRLLHEFSIITSLKFEDYFLIIQDWINWAKNNNISIGPGRGSSAGSLISYLLGITEIDPIKYNLIFERFLNPKRVNMPDIDVDVQDDKRDLIIQYLIKKYGFENVANIVTFSTLGKKSAIRDVLRAYEISPTKINRISKLLSSNDESLEEESTKNINFIKELDQLNPNDSNFKNKIIEETSRISGFYRQTGTHAAGIVLNSKEIIKSIPTFETSDHIQQTQASMEYLESYGLIKMDILGLKTLTTIKEIESNIESKINSKIDWNKINFNDKKTFELLSNGNTAGIFQVESPIMIKALKEIKVNCFDDIASIISINRPGPMAHIKEYAKRKFGIEKTPLISTEYDKIVASTYGIIIYQEQIMEIVQKVANMSFEEADMLRRIISKKKANQMAQVEENFISKAIQNKYKLSVAKEIFNNISKFADYGFNKSHAIAYAMLTFKMAYLKANYPLEFYASCISSANGAQATVGKYVNEAKTMGIRIISPNINLSLTQANIYNNEIILPLSLIKGLGPEIVKLIVENRNKNGKYKNFLHCIFCLSQIKSIGKSTLELLIKSGALRDFKLSQNTMLNEIDAKSDSIIFIKQNIQIEANKIIDKILAYNPENILEDDETILEQNELDLLGQSYNHSPTSKYEIDGNRLIDTRFNNEYILISKCTNYSFGADKKGRMYQKLDFQDSSFKVVAFVYSQEDSLKDLKNKLVKIKFVRRYDNVIKLKEWKVIN; encoded by the coding sequence ATGAAATTATTAAACTTACACTTAAATACTACTTTTTCTTTTCAAGAAAGCACAATAACAGTTGAAAATGCTATTCAAAAGGCCTTGGATTCTAGTGTAGAATATATTGTTTTTAGTGAAAAAAATAATTTTTTTAGTCTGGCAGAAGCTAATAAAAAATGTTTAGATAACAAAATAAAACCAATTTTCGGTTTAGAAGTTCATAGTTTTTTAAATGAAAAAGAAATTAGATACAATATATTTGCCAAAAACAAAGATTCTTTTATAGAACTTAAAAAACTTTCTTATGACTTGCTTTCTAATAAAAAAATTGATATTAAAAAAACAATAGAAGAAAATAGTAATTTATTTTTTATAGAAAATCCTAATTATAGTTACTTTAAATTAACTAATGAAATAATAAAAAAAGATAATTACTATATTGGTCTTTCTTTAAATGATTTAAAAAATTATAAAGATTATTTAGAACTTAATTATTCTAATTTTTTAATTTTTAAAAATTTTAATACTTTAAATTACTCAGATTATTCTATTTTACAATTACTAAATAAAATGAATAATTCTAATGAAAAAGTAATAATAGAAGAACCTTTGAATTTTGAATTCCAAACAAAAGACCCCTTAATAATAAATTTAGTAAGTAAAACTAATGAGTTTATAAAACATTTGTATTTTCCAATAAATTTTGAATCTTATAATTTAATTAAATTCCCAAATGAGAAAAAAATAAGTTCGAAAGATTATTTAAAAGAATTAATAACAAAGAATTTAAACAAAATTAACCCAGAAAATTGAAATGAAGTATATAAAAAAAGACTTTTACACGAATTTTCTATTATAACTTCTTTAAAATTTGAAGACTACTTTTTAATTATTCAAGATTGAATTAACTGAGCTAAAAATAATAATATTTCTATAGGGCCGGGAAGAGGTTCTTCTGCCGGATCATTAATTAGCTACTTACTTGGTATAACCGAAATAGATCCGATTAAATATAATTTAATATTTGAAAGATTTTTAAATCCAAAAAGAGTTAATATGCCCGATATTGATGTTGATGTACAAGATGATAAAAGAGATTTAATTATTCAATACTTAATAAAAAAATATGGTTTTGAAAATGTTGCAAACATAGTTACTTTTTCAACTTTGGGAAAAAAATCAGCTATTAGAGATGTTTTGCGAGCATATGAAATTAGTCCTACTAAAATTAATAGAATATCAAAATTGTTATCTTCAAATGATGAAAGTCTAGAAGAAGAGTCTACTAAGAACATTAATTTTATTAAAGAATTAGACCAATTAAATCCTAATGATTCAAATTTTAAAAATAAAATTATTGAGGAAACCAGTCGAATTTCAGGTTTTTATAGGCAAACTGGGACACATGCAGCAGGAATTGTTCTTAATTCTAAAGAAATAATAAAATCTATTCCAACTTTTGAAACAAGTGATCATATTCAACAAACACAAGCTAGTATGGAATATTTAGAGAGCTATGGCCTAATCAAAATGGATATCTTGGGATTAAAAACTTTAACAACAATAAAAGAAATAGAATCTAATATAGAAAGTAAAATTAATTCCAAAATAGATTGAAATAAAATAAATTTTAATGATAAAAAAACATTTGAACTATTATCAAATGGTAATACTGCTGGAATTTTTCAAGTGGAAAGCCCTATAATGATAAAAGCTTTAAAAGAAATTAAGGTTAATTGTTTTGATGATATTGCTTCTATCATTTCTATAAATAGACCAGGGCCAATGGCTCATATTAAAGAATATGCAAAAAGAAAATTTGGAATTGAAAAGACTCCATTAATCTCAACTGAATATGACAAAATAGTGGCTTCGACTTATGGAATTATAATATATCAAGAGCAAATTATGGAAATAGTTCAAAAAGTTGCAAATATGTCTTTTGAAGAAGCAGATATGCTAAGAAGAATTATTTCCAAGAAAAAGGCTAATCAAATGGCTCAAGTCGAAGAAAATTTTATTTCAAAAGCTATACAAAATAAATATAAATTAAGTGTGGCAAAAGAAATATTTAACAACATTTCAAAATTTGCGGATTATGGTTTTAATAAGTCGCATGCTATTGCTTATGCAATGCTAACATTTAAAATGGCTTATTTAAAAGCTAATTACCCATTAGAATTTTATGCTTCTTGTATAAGTTCGGCAAATGGAGCTCAAGCAACTGTTGGAAAATATGTTAATGAAGCTAAAACAATGGGAATAAGAATTATAAGTCCCAATATTAATTTATCATTAACCCAAGCAAATATTTATAATAATGAAATTATTCTTCCATTAAGTTTAATAAAAGGTTTGGGTCCTGAGATAGTAAAATTAATAGTTGAGAACAGAAATAAAAATGGAAAATATAAAAACTTTTTACATTGCATATTTTGTTTGTCACAAATTAAATCAATAGGAAAATCTACTTTAGAATTATTAATAAAATCAGGAGCATTAAGAGATTTTAAATTAAGTCAAAATACAATGCTAAATGAAATTGATGCTAAATCAGATTCAATTATTTTTATAAAACAAAATATTCAAATAGAAGCTAATAAAATTATTGACAAAATTCTTGCTTATAACCCTGAAAATATTTTAGAAGATGATGAAACAATTTTAGAACAAAATGAATTAGATTTATTAGGGCAATCTTATAATCATTCTCCTACCTCTAAATATGAAATTGATGGTAATAGATTAATAGATACAAGATTTAATAATGAATATATATTAATAAGCAAATGTACAAATTATTCTTTTGGCGCTGATAAAAAAGGAAGAATGTATCAAAAGCTAGATTTTCAAGATTCAAGTTTTAAAGTAGTGGCTTTTGTATATTCACAAGAAGATTCATTAAAAGATTTAAAAAATAAATTAGTAAAAATTAAATTTGTAAGAAGATATGACAATGTAATTAAACTGAAAGAATGAAAGGTTATTAATTAA
- a CDS encoding 5'-3' exonuclease, which yields MKEKILILDGTYLAYRSFFAMNKTGVILKNEDGFSTNTVLLFFRTLFTLLLEHRTPYVFVAFDAKGKTFRHEMYDKYKDGRAKMPKEFYDQINLIKDLLTNINIFHYEVEGFEADDIIANVCKHYPFNYKLIFSADQDLNQLIDKNTNIIKKHKNSIIILNNENFSTIYDFEPWQVVDYKAIVGDNSDNFFGIKGIGPKTAAKLLKEYGSLDNIYANLENIKPIWAEKFQEYKSIAFRDQTIARLVTNFEIPNLNLDNMSIYKLSLKEETIKLLDKYQLNTIKQKISSLIKMLH from the coding sequence ATGAAAGAGAAAATTTTAATATTAGATGGAACATATTTAGCATATAGATCTTTTTTTGCTATGAATAAAACGGGAGTAATATTAAAAAACGAAGATGGTTTTTCAACTAATACTGTTTTATTATTTTTTAGAACCTTATTTACTTTGTTATTAGAACATAGAACTCCATATGTTTTTGTTGCTTTTGATGCTAAAGGAAAAACATTTAGACATGAAATGTATGACAAATACAAAGATGGTAGAGCTAAAATGCCAAAAGAATTTTATGATCAAATTAATTTAATAAAGGATTTATTGACAAATATTAATATTTTTCATTATGAAGTTGAAGGTTTTGAAGCTGATGATATTATAGCTAATGTTTGTAAACACTATCCATTTAATTATAAATTAATATTTTCTGCCGATCAAGATTTAAATCAACTTATAGATAAAAATACTAACATTATTAAAAAGCATAAAAATTCAATAATTATTTTAAATAATGAAAATTTTTCTACTATTTATGATTTTGAACCGTGGCAAGTAGTTGATTACAAAGCAATAGTTGGCGACAATAGTGACAACTTTTTTGGAATAAAAGGCATTGGTCCAAAAACTGCAGCTAAATTATTAAAAGAATATGGTTCTTTGGATAATATTTATGCTAATTTAGAAAATATAAAACCAATTTGAGCTGAAAAATTTCAAGAATATAAAAGTATTGCTTTTAGAGATCAAACAATTGCTCGACTAGTAACTAATTTTGAAATTCCAAATTTAAACTTAGATAATATGTCTATTTATAAACTCTCATTAAAAGAGGAAACAATAAAATTGTTAGATAAATATCAACTTAATACAATTAAACAAAAAATTTCTAGTTTAATCAAAATGTTGCATTAA
- a CDS encoding YitT family protein codes for MKRQNPEPEQKTIYRAKIKQKLLRFGSMYRIKNVKIQILLTVIIGLLFGFTQYFFIQITGLYEMGIAAVSQSVARFTNYFMVTKNIAGAKIIYNLIFWLLNLFANIPLFILSYKKISKKFAVLTIIFMVAVSVAGLIISNIPGTSKLLIFGGDNISLLTIGKAIHDTGKVSEHGLLTWNNIQPGGYAIFFYALVWGALQGIFTSLLLIIDGCSGGFDMLSVYLSLKKYKDVGAILMMLHLVSFLIANFFGSYMPFALQQKNWNLQFYFSPAFVAGLIMVLFNGWLLSYLFPKFKMVKVEVISSHWQLILEHINKLTDQKFSTSITDFVGGYSKKPQKSLLIVCLYIEAAKLSQIIAKYDSHAFIVVTELKKVEGYIFLSK; via the coding sequence ATGAAGAGGCAAAATCCTGAACCAGAACAAAAAACAATATATAGAGCGAAAATAAAACAAAAATTGTTACGTTTTGGTTCAATGTATAGAATTAAAAATGTAAAAATACAAATATTATTAACTGTAATAATTGGGTTACTATTTGGTTTTACTCAATACTTTTTTATTCAAATTACAGGACTTTATGAAATGGGTATAGCGGCAGTTTCTCAATCTGTAGCTAGATTTACAAATTATTTTATGGTAACAAAAAACATTGCCGGAGCTAAAATAATTTATAATTTAATTTTTTGATTATTAAATTTATTTGCGAACATACCATTATTTATTTTGTCTTATAAGAAAATAAGTAAAAAATTTGCTGTTTTAACAATAATTTTTATGGTAGCTGTATCAGTAGCTGGTCTTATTATTAGTAATATACCAGGAACATCAAAATTATTAATTTTTGGAGGTGATAATATTAGCCTCCTTACAATAGGAAAAGCAATTCACGATACTGGCAAAGTTTCTGAACATGGACTTTTAACTTGAAATAATATTCAACCTGGAGGGTATGCAATATTCTTTTATGCTTTGGTATGAGGCGCATTGCAAGGTATATTTACAAGTTTGCTTTTAATTATTGATGGTTGTTCTGGTGGTTTTGACATGCTAAGTGTATATTTATCACTAAAGAAATATAAGGATGTTGGCGCTATATTAATGATGTTACATTTAGTTTCATTTTTAATTGCCAACTTCTTTGGTAGCTATATGCCCTTTGCTTTGCAACAAAAAAATTGGAATTTACAATTTTATTTTTCACCTGCTTTTGTTGCAGGACTAATAATGGTTTTATTTAATGGTTGATTATTGTCATATTTATTTCCTAAATTTAAAATGGTTAAAGTTGAAGTTATTTCAAGTCATTGACAATTAATTTTAGAACATATAAATAAACTAACTGATCAAAAATTTTCAACTAGTATAACAGATTTTGTAGGAGGATATAGTAAAAAACCACAAAAATCTTTATTAATAGTTTGTTTATATATAGAAGCCGCTAAATTATCACAAATAATTGCCAAATACGACTCTCACGCTTTCATTGTTGTTACAGAGTTAAAAAAAGTCGAAGGTTATATATTTTTATCAAAATAA